One part of the Gossypium raimondii isolate GPD5lz chromosome 1, ASM2569854v1, whole genome shotgun sequence genome encodes these proteins:
- the LOC105772477 gene encoding uncharacterized protein LOC105772477: protein MHPPLTLHRHPMCAEIIEEFQKCHLEHPITKFFGECTELKIKLDRCFRQEKALKRKANFEQSKKLKERLHALRKETAENDS, encoded by the exons ATGCACCCTCCTCTGACTTTACACAGGCATCCTATGTGTGCTGAA ATCATCGAGGAATTCCAAAAGTGTCATTTAGAGCATCCAATAACTAAATTCTTCGGTGAATGTACAGAATTAAAGATAAAGCTCGATCGCTGTTTCCGACAGGAA AAAGCTTTGAAGAGGAAGGCTAATTTTGAACAGAGTAAGAAACTGAAAGAAAGACTTCATGCGTTAAGGAAGGAAACTGCTGAAAACGATTCATGA